In one Bradyrhizobium cosmicum genomic region, the following are encoded:
- a CDS encoding lipocalin-like domain-containing protein: MSADGISRRAFAAGIAALALARRASAQGYAGLGESADGFAKVTPGRTFTFPADHSPHPDFRIEWWYLTANLVDSSGAACGLQWTLFRQAAQPGPQGEGWANQQIWMAHAAVTRANTHRFNEAFSRGGVGQAGVTAKPFAAWIDDWEMKGLGRADDRTLSPLTLKAAGTDFSYALTLEADRPVVSQGDHGYSRKSERGQASYYYSQPFYRARGTLAIDDKSVDVSGQAWMDREWSSQPLDADQTGWDWLSLHLSSGDKLMLYRLRQKDGKDYPFGNWISASGNTQMIAGGDIQMTPKATVDVAGRKLPVEWQIAIPSRAFSISCKPLNPRAWMGTGFSYWEGPISFAGTHDGVGYLELTGY, encoded by the coding sequence ATGAGCGCTGACGGGATTTCGCGGCGCGCCTTCGCCGCCGGCATCGCCGCGCTTGCCCTCGCGCGCCGCGCAAGTGCACAAGGCTATGCCGGGCTCGGCGAGAGCGCCGATGGCTTTGCGAAGGTGACGCCGGGAAGGACTTTTACCTTCCCCGCCGATCACAGCCCGCATCCGGACTTTCGCATCGAATGGTGGTATCTGACGGCGAACCTGGTCGACAGCAGCGGCGCGGCGTGCGGCCTGCAATGGACGCTGTTCCGCCAGGCGGCGCAGCCGGGGCCGCAAGGCGAAGGCTGGGCCAATCAGCAGATCTGGATGGCGCATGCCGCGGTGACGCGCGCGAATACCCACCGCTTCAACGAAGCCTTTTCGCGCGGCGGGGTCGGGCAGGCCGGCGTCACGGCAAAGCCGTTCGCAGCGTGGATCGACGATTGGGAGATGAAGGGTCTCGGGCGCGCCGACGATCGCACCCTGTCGCCACTCACACTTAAAGCCGCCGGCACCGACTTCAGCTACGCGCTCACGCTGGAGGCCGATCGTCCGGTCGTCTCGCAGGGCGACCACGGCTACAGCCGCAAGTCCGAGCGCGGGCAAGCCTCCTACTATTACAGCCAGCCGTTCTACCGCGCGCGTGGCACGCTCGCCATCGATGACAAATCCGTCGACGTGTCAGGCCAAGCCTGGATGGATCGCGAATGGAGCAGCCAGCCGCTCGACGCCGACCAGACCGGCTGGGACTGGCTGTCGCTGCACCTGTCATCCGGCGACAAGCTGATGCTGTACCGGCTGCGCCAGAAAGACGGCAAGGATTATCCGTTCGGCAACTGGATCAGCGCGTCGGGCAACACGCAGATGATTGCCGGCGGCGATATCCAGATGACGCCGAAGGCGACCGTGGACGTCGCGGGACGCAAGCTGCCGGTGGAATGGCAAATCGCGATTCCCTCGCGCGCCTTCTCGATTTCCTGCAAGCCGCTCAACCCAAGAGCCTGGATGGGGACCGGCTTCTCCTATTGGGAGGGGCCGATCAGCTTCGCCGGCACGCATGACGGCGTTGGCTATCTCGAGCTAACCGGCTATTGA
- a CDS encoding MAPEG family protein, with protein MYHLTALVTLLAIAFYLFVCINVSRVREKTGVKVPATSGHPDFERAFRIQMNTLEWMPVFLPALWLFAIYIGDAVAAGIGAVWIIGRIVYFIGYSKAAAKRGPGFAIQGIAALALWAGALGAVLLRMV; from the coding sequence ATGTATCATCTCACCGCTCTCGTCACGCTGCTGGCGATTGCATTTTATCTCTTCGTCTGCATCAACGTCTCGCGCGTGCGGGAAAAGACCGGCGTCAAGGTCCCCGCGACGTCGGGCCATCCCGATTTCGAGCGCGCCTTCCGCATTCAAATGAACACGCTGGAATGGATGCCGGTTTTTCTTCCGGCGCTCTGGCTGTTCGCGATCTATATCGGCGACGCCGTTGCGGCCGGGATCGGCGCGGTCTGGATCATCGGCCGCATCGTCTATTTCATCGGTTATTCGAAGGCGGCAGCCAAGCGCGGCCCCGGCTTCGCGATCCAGGGAATCGCCGCCCTTGCGCTGTGGGCGGGAGCGCTGGGCGCGGTGCTGCTGCGGATGGTGTGA
- a CDS encoding ABC transporter ATP-binding protein yields the protein MLIIRNLSKTFSAAGEPVHVLRGVDLDLRAGERVALTGESGSGKSTLLHLIAGLDAADGGTIRLEDIEVTELSDAGRAVLRRDRIGLVFQQFNLIPSLSVADNLAFQARIAGRHDAAWSSELTERLGLENLLKRYPEQLSGGQQQRVAIGRALAIKPSLLLADEPTGNLDEDTAEDVLALTRDLVARTGCGFLMVTHSLHLAGTLDRHLTLHAGRIA from the coding sequence GTGCTGATTATCCGAAATCTCTCGAAGACCTTCTCCGCGGCCGGCGAACCGGTCCATGTGCTGCGCGGGGTCGATCTCGACCTCAGGGCGGGCGAACGCGTCGCGCTGACAGGTGAATCCGGCAGCGGCAAGAGCACACTGCTGCACCTGATCGCCGGGCTGGACGCCGCCGATGGCGGCACGATCCGGCTGGAGGACATCGAGGTCACCGAGCTTTCCGATGCAGGACGCGCGGTGTTGCGGCGCGACCGGATCGGCCTGGTTTTTCAGCAGTTCAATCTCATCCCCAGCCTGTCGGTCGCGGACAATCTCGCCTTTCAGGCGCGGATCGCCGGCCGGCATGATGCGGCCTGGTCCAGCGAGTTGACCGAGCGGCTCGGGCTGGAAAATCTGCTCAAGCGTTATCCAGAGCAATTATCAGGCGGCCAGCAGCAACGGGTCGCGATCGGCCGGGCGCTGGCGATAAAGCCTTCACTGCTGCTGGCGGACGAGCCGACCGGCAATCTCGACGAGGACACCGCCGAGGACGTGCTGGCGCTGACGCGCGACCTCGTCGCGCGCACCGGCTGCGGCTTCCTGATGGTGACGCACAGCCTGCATCTGGCCGGCACGCTCGATCGCCATCTCACCCTGCATGCGGGACGGATCGCATGA
- a CDS encoding MFS transporter translates to MSAQGTPSAAGKTAGESKGLAKPTPKGAWTVTFLLFLFMVVNFADKIVVGLAGVPIMTDMKLDAEQFGLLGSSFFFLFSISAIVVGFIVNKVPTRWVLLTLAVIWALAQFPMVGTVSFTTLLICRIVLGAGEGPAFSVAAHAIYKWFPDEKRTLPTAILSQGSAFGVILAVPALNWVIVNHSWHYAFGALGVVGLIWVCAWLTFGKEGPLEDTQAFAANEPQIPYVQLLTSRTFLGCVIATFGAYWALSLGLTWFTPFIVKGLGFSQSQAGFVSILPWVFGATIVILTGWISQVMTARGYTTRISRGVLGSVPLILGGLILAMMPHVSGAGMQIALLVVGSGLCGAIYVVCPPMLGEFTPASQRGAVIAIYGALYTLSGIIAPSVMGTVIQRAGNMLDGYMTGFTINAVVMVGSGVIGLLLLWPNTEKARLTRGAAPQAAALKGAVSPT, encoded by the coding sequence ATGAGCGCTCAGGGAACGCCGTCCGCGGCGGGTAAGACGGCAGGGGAATCCAAGGGTTTGGCGAAGCCAACGCCGAAGGGCGCCTGGACAGTCACGTTTCTCCTCTTTCTCTTCATGGTCGTGAACTTCGCCGACAAGATCGTCGTCGGTCTCGCCGGCGTGCCGATCATGACCGACATGAAGCTCGACGCCGAGCAATTCGGACTGCTCGGCTCCTCGTTCTTCTTCCTGTTCTCGATCTCGGCCATCGTGGTCGGCTTCATCGTCAACAAGGTCCCGACGCGCTGGGTGTTGCTGACGCTGGCGGTGATCTGGGCGCTGGCGCAGTTCCCGATGGTCGGCACCGTCTCCTTCACCACGCTGCTGATCTGCCGTATCGTGCTGGGCGCGGGTGAAGGCCCGGCCTTCTCGGTCGCCGCGCACGCGATTTACAAATGGTTCCCGGACGAGAAGCGCACGCTGCCGACCGCCATCCTGTCGCAGGGCTCGGCCTTCGGCGTCATCCTGGCTGTGCCGGCGCTGAACTGGGTCATCGTCAATCACTCCTGGCACTACGCCTTCGGCGCGCTCGGCGTAGTCGGCCTGATCTGGGTCTGTGCCTGGCTGACATTCGGCAAGGAAGGCCCGCTCGAGGATACACAGGCCTTCGCTGCCAATGAGCCGCAGATTCCCTATGTGCAGCTTCTGACCTCGCGCACCTTCCTCGGCTGCGTGATCGCGACCTTCGGCGCCTATTGGGCGCTGTCGCTCGGCCTCACCTGGTTCACCCCCTTCATCGTCAAGGGCCTCGGATTCTCGCAGAGCCAGGCCGGCTTCGTCTCGATCCTGCCCTGGGTGTTCGGCGCCACCATCGTCATCCTCACCGGCTGGATCTCGCAGGTGATGACGGCGCGCGGTTACACCACGCGTATCTCGCGCGGCGTGCTCGGCTCGGTGCCGCTGATCCTCGGCGGCCTGATCCTCGCCATGATGCCGCATGTGTCGGGTGCCGGCATGCAGATCGCGCTGCTCGTCGTCGGCTCCGGTCTGTGCGGCGCGATCTATGTGGTCTGCCCGCCGATGCTCGGAGAATTCACCCCTGCGTCGCAGCGCGGAGCGGTCATCGCGATCTACGGCGCACTCTACACGCTATCGGGCATCATCGCGCCGAGCGTGATGGGCACCGTGATCCAGCGCGCCGGCAACATGCTCGACGGCTACATGACCGGCTTCACCATCAACGCAGTGGTGATGGTCGGCTCCGGCGTGATCGGCCTGCTGCTCCTGTGGCCGAACACGGAAAAGGCCAGGCTGACACGCGGTGCGGCTCCGCAGGCCGCAGCGCTGAAAGGCGCGGTGTCGCCGACGTAA
- a CDS encoding ABC transporter permease, protein MRRALWVLAVLLSHWRRHKMQFATLLIGLIAATALWSGVQAINQQARNAYDRAAATFGGVRTAMLVAPDAATFPQDLFVKLRRAGWPVSPVLEGRVQVNGRSVRLLGIEPVTLPADVGNAPRLGASDLSSFVAPPGQTLVAKETLSDLQAQEGAALPISNGAKLPPLRVLPQLVPDVLVVDIGVAQLLLNKPDQLSRLLIGKPKGKPAPLQSVVGDALQRVEPNAETELERLTDSFHLNLTAFGLLSFFVGLFIVNSAVGLAFEQRLPMLRTLRACGASARLVNTVLVVELVALALIAGLIGLVCGYFIAAALLPDVAASLRGLYGAQIPGQLTLQPEWWFAGIGISVAGAIVAAATSLIKAIRMPVLATAQPYAWQQRQRRWLILQSLAACAVFAVALLLLHYGQSLIAGFGVLAALMLGAALILPAFLEIILLAGQRTARGPLSLWFWADSRQQLSGLSLALMALLLALAVNVGVSTMVETFSRTFVGWLNGRLAADVYISASDNAQGTAIRNWLRQRSEVQAILSGGRAETQVQGQPVELLGLPDHALYRERWPLLETAPRAWTQLVPGNAAFISEQLSRRLNVRVGDVIDVPTPGGSWELDIAGIYADYGNPKGQLTVNVAALIRHFPQTPQTRIGLIVARDNIPGLIAAMQKQFGLDDRSVVDQATVKAESIRIFNRTFAVTSALNAFTLGVAGIALLTSLLTLANSRLPQLAPLWAIGITRPRLAAIELTKTLSVALFTSLLAVPLGLLVAWCLIAIVNVKAFGWRLPFHVFPLQLVELVAVALFASLIAALLPMIRLARMQPASLVKVFANER, encoded by the coding sequence ATGAGGCGCGCGCTGTGGGTGCTCGCGGTGCTTCTGAGCCATTGGCGGCGGCACAAGATGCAGTTCGCGACACTCCTGATCGGGCTGATCGCGGCGACCGCATTGTGGAGCGGCGTGCAGGCGATCAACCAGCAGGCCCGCAACGCCTATGACCGTGCCGCCGCAACCTTCGGCGGGGTGCGCACGGCGATGCTGGTCGCGCCTGACGCGGCGACCTTTCCTCAGGACCTTTTCGTCAAGCTCCGCCGCGCGGGCTGGCCGGTCTCGCCGGTGCTGGAGGGACGCGTCCAGGTCAACGGCCGCTCGGTGCGGTTGCTCGGCATCGAGCCGGTGACGCTGCCGGCCGATGTCGGCAATGCGCCGCGCCTCGGCGCCTCGGATTTGAGCAGCTTCGTCGCCCCGCCTGGCCAGACGCTGGTGGCAAAGGAAACGCTGAGCGATCTACAGGCGCAGGAAGGCGCGGCGCTGCCGATCAGCAACGGCGCAAAGCTGCCGCCGCTGCGCGTGCTGCCGCAACTGGTGCCCGACGTGCTCGTGGTCGACATCGGCGTGGCGCAGCTTCTGCTGAACAAGCCGGACCAGCTGTCGCGGCTGCTGATCGGCAAGCCGAAGGGTAAGCCCGCGCCGCTGCAAAGCGTCGTCGGCGACGCGTTGCAGCGGGTCGAACCGAATGCAGAGACGGAGCTGGAGCGGCTCACCGACAGCTTTCACCTGAACCTCACCGCCTTCGGCCTGCTGTCGTTCTTCGTCGGACTGTTCATCGTCAACTCAGCCGTCGGCCTTGCGTTCGAGCAGCGGCTGCCGATGCTGCGCACGTTGCGGGCCTGCGGCGCCTCGGCGCGACTGGTCAATACGGTGCTCGTGGTCGAGCTGGTCGCGCTGGCGCTGATTGCCGGGCTGATCGGGCTGGTCTGCGGCTATTTCATCGCCGCGGCGCTGCTGCCGGATGTGGCGGCATCGCTGCGCGGGCTCTATGGCGCGCAAATCCCGGGGCAACTCACGCTGCAGCCCGAATGGTGGTTTGCCGGCATCGGCATCAGCGTCGCCGGTGCGATCGTCGCGGCAGCGACCAGCCTGATCAAGGCGATCAGGATGCCGGTGCTGGCGACCGCGCAGCCCTACGCCTGGCAGCAGCGGCAGCGCCGCTGGCTGATCCTGCAGAGCCTTGCGGCCTGCGCGGTGTTCGCGGTCGCGCTGCTGCTGCTTCACTACGGGCAATCGCTGATCGCAGGCTTCGGCGTGCTGGCGGCGCTGATGCTCGGCGCGGCGCTGATCCTGCCGGCCTTCCTCGAGATCATCCTGCTCGCCGGCCAGCGCACCGCCCGCGGGCCGCTTTCGTTGTGGTTCTGGGCGGACAGCCGTCAACAGCTCTCGGGATTGTCGCTTGCGCTGATGGCGCTGCTGCTCGCACTCGCCGTCAATGTCGGAGTGTCCACCATGGTGGAAACCTTCAGCCGCACGTTTGTCGGCTGGCTGAACGGACGGCTTGCGGCCGACGTCTACATCAGCGCCTCCGACAACGCGCAAGGCACGGCAATCCGGAACTGGCTGAGGCAGCGCAGCGAGGTTCAGGCGATCCTGTCGGGCGGGCGCGCCGAGACGCAGGTTCAGGGCCAGCCGGTCGAGCTGCTCGGCCTGCCCGACCACGCGCTCTATCGCGAACGCTGGCCGCTGCTGGAGACGGCGCCGCGCGCCTGGACGCAGCTCGTGCCCGGCAATGCCGCCTTCATCAGCGAACAACTGAGCCGGCGGCTGAACGTGCGCGTCGGCGATGTCATCGACGTGCCGACGCCCGGCGGGAGCTGGGAGCTCGACATCGCCGGCATCTATGCCGATTACGGCAACCCCAAGGGGCAGCTGACGGTGAACGTCGCGGCGCTGATCCGGCATTTCCCGCAGACGCCGCAGACGCGGATTGGGCTGATCGTCGCGCGCGACAATATCCCGGGCCTGATCGCGGCGATGCAGAAACAATTCGGGCTCGACGATCGCAGCGTCGTAGACCAGGCGACGGTGAAGGCGGAATCGATCCGGATCTTCAACCGCACCTTTGCGGTGACATCCGCGCTGAACGCGTTCACGCTCGGCGTCGCCGGCATTGCACTCCTGACCAGCCTGCTGACGCTGGCGAATTCGCGGCTGCCGCAGCTCGCGCCGCTGTGGGCGATCGGCATCACCCGGCCGCGCCTTGCCGCGATCGAGCTGACCAAGACGCTGTCGGTCGCGCTGTTTACCTCGCTGCTGGCCGTGCCGCTCGGGCTGTTGGTGGCGTGGTGCCTGATCGCGATCGTCAACGTGAAGGCGTTCGGCTGGCGGTTGCCGTTCCATGTATTCCCGCTGCAGCTGGTCGAGCTGGTCGCTGTTGCACTGTTCGCATCGCTGATTGCCGCACTGCTGCCGATGATCCGGCTGGCGCGGATGCAGCCGGCGAGCCTCGTCAAGGTGTTTGCCAATGAGCGCTGA
- a CDS encoding ABC transporter substrate-binding protein encodes MKSALLAAVAISALMLTAPATAQGVKIGILNDQSGVYADYGGKWSVEAAKMAIEDFGGEVLGQKVELVTADHQNKPDLATSIARRWYDVENVDMITELTTSSVALAIHELSKEKKKIDIVVGAATSRLTGDACQPYGFHWAYDTRALGVGTGGALTKAGGDTWFFLTADYAFGYALEKDTSEIVTANGGKVVGSVRVPLNSSDFSSFLLQAQSSKAKIVGLANAGLDTTNSIKQASEFGIVAGGQKLAGLLMTLAEVNGLGLQAAQGLVLTEGYYWDVNDRTRNLGERFLKRTGRMPNMIQAGTYSATLSYLKAVKAAGTKDPDAVAKKLKELPVDDDFAQGGKVLENGRMVHDMYLFEVKKPSESKKPWDYYKQLAVVPGDKAFFTAKESGCPLTK; translated from the coding sequence ATGAAATCAGCCCTTTTGGCCGCTGTCGCAATTTCGGCCCTGATGCTGACGGCGCCGGCCACCGCGCAAGGCGTCAAGATCGGCATCCTCAACGACCAGTCCGGCGTCTATGCCGATTACGGCGGCAAATGGTCGGTGGAAGCCGCCAAGATGGCGATCGAGGATTTCGGCGGCGAGGTGTTGGGCCAGAAGGTCGAGCTGGTCACGGCCGACCACCAGAACAAGCCTGATCTTGCGACCTCCATTGCGCGGCGTTGGTACGACGTCGAGAACGTCGACATGATCACGGAGCTGACGACCTCCTCGGTTGCGCTCGCGATCCACGAACTCTCGAAGGAGAAAAAGAAGATCGACATCGTCGTCGGCGCCGCGACCTCGCGCCTCACCGGCGATGCCTGCCAGCCCTACGGCTTCCACTGGGCCTATGACACCCGCGCGCTCGGTGTCGGCACCGGCGGTGCGCTGACCAAGGCCGGCGGCGATACCTGGTTCTTCCTCACGGCCGACTATGCCTTCGGCTACGCGCTGGAGAAGGACACCAGCGAGATCGTCACCGCCAATGGCGGCAAGGTGGTCGGTTCGGTGCGCGTTCCGCTCAACTCCTCGGACTTCTCCTCCTTCCTGCTGCAGGCGCAGAGCTCCAAGGCGAAGATCGTGGGTCTCGCCAATGCCGGCCTCGACACCACCAACTCGATCAAGCAGGCCTCGGAGTTCGGCATCGTCGCCGGCGGCCAGAAGCTCGCGGGGCTCCTGATGACGCTCGCCGAGGTGAACGGCCTCGGCTTGCAGGCCGCGCAGGGCCTCGTGCTGACCGAAGGCTATTACTGGGACGTCAACGACCGCACCCGCAATCTCGGCGAACGCTTCCTCAAGCGCACCGGGCGGATGCCGAACATGATCCAGGCCGGCACCTACTCGGCGACGCTGAGCTATCTCAAGGCGGTCAAGGCTGCCGGCACCAAGGATCCCGATGCGGTCGCCAAGAAGCTGAAGGAGCTGCCGGTCGACGACGATTTCGCGCAAGGAGGCAAGGTGCTCGAGAACGGTCGCATGGTCCACGACATGTATCTGTTCGAAGTCAAGAAGCCGTCGGAGTCGAAGAAGCCCTGGGACTATTACAAGCAGCTCGCGGTGGTCCCCGGCGACAAGGCCTTCTTCACCGCCAAGGAAAGCGGCTGCCCGTTGACGAAGTAG